DNA sequence from the Sceloporus undulatus isolate JIND9_A2432 ecotype Alabama chromosome 4, SceUnd_v1.1, whole genome shotgun sequence genome:
AACCATCAAAGCAGGGACCTCCCTTACATTAAGGGACACCTGCCAGTCCGATACAGGGCAAAATTTCTAGCCCTCCAATAAAGGGCATCCCTTGTAACAATGGACAAGCTTTCTGGCCCTCCAATAAAGGGCACCCTGTATAATGAAGGACACCTGCCAGTCTGACATGGGCCAGGCTTTCTTTatgtgttaactgcccttgactcatggcaaccctgtggatgagacatctctaaggccACCCTatctatccttcactgctctgcttgggtcttgcagattcaggcctatGACCTCCTGACTGACTAAccatctggcctgtggtcttcctttctttctactgccctccatctttccaaCCACTGATGCCTTTcaagtgagccatgccttctcatgaagtggctgAAGCACGACAGCCTTAATTGTataatctttgcttccagggaagaTTCAAGTTTGATCTAGTTGAAGTCCTATCTGTCTTTTTGGCCGTccctgggatcctcagcactcttctagtTTCCCAGCCTTCCAATCCAGGGCATCCTTTGTAGTAAGGGACAGCCTTTCTGGCCCTGAATAAAGGGCACCTCCCGTAATCAGGGACACTGCCAGTCCCATTCCTGCTCCCTGGCATCCCTTGCCCTGATGGGGCCCTGGGCAGCcagttgtcctccttttccaggacaggtctgCCGTTTTAGCCTTCTGCTGAGAAGGAAttacaaaatgttctccattttgagcattcctatgaagcatgaatttatatttatactgagTGTTTTCAAGCCTTTTTTtggccacgtcctccatttttctttgctgTCCTCCATTTGGGGGTGCCTCACCCTCCTTTGAGTTgaggccatctggtcaccctgcctttgGGGGCTCCcacaaaaatggaaggaaggggggaagccATGGGTTGCCAGTGATCCTCCGCCTCTTCgcccttgtcctcctttccccatGGCAGAACCAGGACCCCAGAGGCGAAACCACTGGGCAGATGGGAAGGCCGGGAGGGGCCTTGGCCTGGACTGAAGAGAAAAGGAGGCCAAGGCAGGGTGAACAGAGGTCCTCCTCATTGctaggaggacaaggcactgcaaattgGAGGACCTTCCAGAACATTGGAGGACTTGATCAAAGAATAGCTAAGGCGCTCAGTGTAaatatcaattcatgcttctgagccctgctccaaagggaggaccttttgcaattcctcctggacaaaaggctggagatggaggacatgtcctgaaaaaggaggacctctggtcaccttaAGCAAAAGACCCTcggtataaatgtaaattcatgcttcttagttcttctccaaatggagggcactttgacattcctcccggacagaaggcagagatggaggacatgtcctggaaaaaagaTGTCTGTCGCCCTGAGCTTTAAAAATAACACACTCAGATAAGGAGAAATGCATGCTTCTGCCCCTGCTCAGCATGGGAGGCCTTTGGGGATTCCTCCCGGGCAGAAGGCAGAGATGGAGGGCGGGTCCGGGAAAGGAGGAGGCGCTGGTTCCCCTTGAGCTCAAAGGCCCTCCTTGCTCCTGAGCCCTGCTCACCGGCGGAAGTCGTTGCGGTCGGTGGCGAAGCGGTAGGCCCCTCGGACCCAGCTCCGGAGCCCCTCCGGGGAGACCGCGCTCGAGCCCCCGCCGTTGCTCCCTCCCGGCGCCATGGCTCCCtcggaaggagaaggagaaggaggagaagagccaCGCTCACGCCTCACACCGGAAGCCGCCACCAG
Encoded proteins:
- the TOMM6 gene encoding mitochondrial import receptor subunit TOM6 homolog, translated to MAPGGSNGGGSSAVSPEGLRSWVRGAYRFATDRNDFRRNLIVNLGLFAVGVWVARNLTDIDLMAPQPVA